A single region of the Triticum dicoccoides isolate Atlit2015 ecotype Zavitan chromosome 2B, WEW_v2.0, whole genome shotgun sequence genome encodes:
- the LOC119365138 gene encoding histone H1-like yields MTALAKPAASAPKPSAAKPKAAAAGASHPTYFEMIKEAIAALKDRTGSSSVAIAKYIEEKHGKALPANFKKMLSVQLRASASKGKLVKVKASYKLSDAAKKDAPKPKPKAKPAAPKAAAKPAKDAAKPKKKAAVKPKKAAAAAGTKRKAPEKKTLVAKAKKSPAAKAKAKPKTVRSPAAKKGRKVAAA; encoded by the exons ATGACTGCCTTGGCCAAGCCCGCCGCCTCAGCGCCGAAGCCCTCCGCCGCCAAGCCGAAGGCGGCCGCCGCTGGCGCCTCCCACCCGACCTACTTCGAG ATGATCAAGGAGGCGATCGCGGCGCTCAAGGACAGGACCGGGTCGAGCTCGGTCGCCATCGCCAAGTACATCGAGGAGAAGCACGGCAAGGCCCTCCCGGCCAACTTCAAGAAGATGCTCTCCGTCCAGCTCCGCGCGTCCGCCTCCAAGGGCAAGCTCGTCAAGGTCAAGGCCTCCTACAAGCTCTCAGACGCCGCCAAGAAGGACGCGCCCAAGCCCAAGCCCAAGGCCAAGCCCGCCGCCCCCAAGGCCGCGGCGAAGCCCGCCAAGGACGCCGCCAAGCCCAAGAAGAAAGCGGCCGTGAAGCCcaagaaggccgccgccgccgctggcacGAAGCGCAAGGCGCCCGAGAAGAAGACGCTGGTCGCCAAGGCCAAGAAGTCGCCTGCGGCCAAGGCCAAGGCAAAGCCGAAGACCGTCCGCTCCCCGGCCGCCAAGAAGGGCCGCAAGGTCGCCGCCGCTTGA